From Oceanivirga salmonicida, one genomic window encodes:
- a CDS encoding redoxin family protein: protein MKKILITIMTMISFFSFAKNEASDIKLVDYNTNKVKTVSEFKGKTYVKLWASWCPTCLYTLKDVEELSKEKLDFNVITVISPEKIGEQTKADFKEWWNGLNDYKNVKIYFDEEGAFIKKARVRGYPTNVFINSKGEIEKVLTGAMSNKRIKEVIKGLK from the coding sequence ATGAAAAAGATTTTAATAACAATTATGACAATGATTTCATTCTTTAGTTTTGCTAAAAATGAAGCATCAGATATAAAATTAGTAGATTATAATACAAATAAAGTAAAAACAGTTAGTGAATTTAAAGGTAAGACATATGTAAAACTATGGGCGTCTTGGTGTCCAACTTGTCTTTACACTTTAAAAGATGTTGAAGAATTATCAAAAGAAAAACTTGATTTTAATGTAATAACAGTAATTTCACCAGAAAAAATTGGAGAACAAACTAAAGCAGATTTTAAAGAATGGTGGAATGGATTAAACGATTATAAAAATGTAAAAATATATTTTGATGAAGAAGGAGCTTTCATCAAAAAAGCAAGAGTTAGAGGATACCCTACAAATGTTTTCATAAATTCTAAAGGTGAAATTGAAAAAGTTTTAACAGGAGCTATGAGTAATAAGAGAATAAAAGAAGTAATTAAAGGCTTAAAATAA
- a CDS encoding cytochrome c biogenesis CcdA family protein, which translates to MIDIYLVSIYIAGVIMFFSPCVFPILPVYLAVLERGGKKIRNTIFFLSGLSFTFVSLGFGVGALADYIYTPTVRVITGILVVIFGLQQYGIFNLKILNQTRIVNVKKYENPAVESLILGLSFGLGWTPCVGPILATVLAYAGDTSSNIYGAFLLLVFVLGFTTPFIIFTFFYDRLSNKLSIIKNNLEFIKKLGAVLIIFLGLGLIFDKFAYLSAFFNSISL; encoded by the coding sequence ATGATAGACATATATTTAGTAAGTATATACATAGCAGGAGTAATTATGTTTTTTTCTCCATGTGTATTTCCAATTCTGCCAGTATATTTGGCAGTCTTGGAACGTGGTGGTAAAAAAATAAGGAATACAATTTTCTTTTTATCAGGATTATCATTCACATTTGTAAGTTTAGGATTTGGAGTAGGGGCATTAGCTGATTATATATATACTCCTACCGTAAGAGTAATAACAGGAATTTTAGTTGTAATATTTGGATTACAACAATATGGAATATTTAACTTAAAAATATTAAACCAAACTAGAATAGTAAATGTAAAGAAATATGAAAATCCAGCAGTGGAGTCATTAATCTTAGGACTTAGTTTTGGTCTTGGATGGACACCATGTGTAGGGCCAATATTAGCAACAGTATTAGCATATGCAGGAGATACTAGTTCAAATATATATGGAGCATTCTTATTATTAGTGTTTGTTTTAGGATTTACAACACCGTTTATAATATTCACATTCTTCTATGATAGATTATCAAATAAATTATCTATTATAAAAAATAATTTAGAGTTTATTAAAAAATTAGGAGCAGTGTTAATAATATTCTTAGGTTTAGGATTAATATTTGATAAGTTCGCATATTTAAGTGCATTTTTCAATAGTATAAGTTTATAA
- a CDS encoding response regulator transcription factor, with protein MNILIIDDEDIIRTSMSRTLTNSDLEIKDIFEASNSDEADDILSNNSVDIILMDINMPLKNGLELSKEIKEKNPNIMIGIISGYDYFDYMREAIKIGVDDYILKPTTRNDIIEMTKRLIKKKTKKIKENYVADSDIEIEKDNIDEVLGKYIFKSEFNLSYLAEKLSFSKGYLSILFKKKYGLSFQDYVLKVRMEKAVLLLLSTNLKNYEISEMIGFDSVYYFNDRFKKYYGKSPQEYKKEIVRGNNEN; from the coding sequence ATGAACATTTTAATAATAGACGATGAAGATATAATAAGAACGAGTATGAGTAGGACTTTAACCAATAGTGATTTAGAGATTAAAGATATTTTTGAGGCCTCAAATAGTGATGAGGCCGATGATATACTTTCTAATAATAGTGTCGATATAATTTTAATGGACATAAATATGCCCCTAAAAAACGGCTTAGAATTGTCAAAAGAAATTAAAGAAAAAAATCCAAATATTATGATAGGTATAATATCTGGGTATGATTATTTTGATTATATGAGAGAAGCAATAAAAATAGGTGTAGATGATTATATATTGAAGCCTACAACTAGAAATGATATAATCGAAATGACAAAAAGATTGATAAAAAAGAAAACAAAAAAAATAAAAGAAAACTATGTTGCAGATAGTGATATAGAAATTGAAAAAGATAATATAGATGAAGTATTAGGGAAATATATTTTTAAAAGTGAGTTTAATTTATCATATTTAGCTGAAAAACTAAGTTTTAGTAAAGGGTATCTTAGCATTCTTTTTAAAAAGAAATATGGACTTAGTTTTCAAGACTATGTGTTAAAAGTTAGAATGGAAAAAGCTGTACTTTTATTACTTAGTACTAATCTTAAAAATTATGAAATATCAGAAATGATAGGTTTTGATTCAGTTTATTATTTTAATGATAGATTTAAAAAATATTATGGGAAATCCCCACAAGAATATAAAAAAGAAATTGTAAGAGGCAATAATGAAAATTAA
- the msrB gene encoding peptide-methionine (R)-S-oxide reductase MsrB: MKKGIMVLFGILALVTVNLFSKNVKEEKNMKNVTNTKSVKNTKDTKNMKYSEIYLAGGCFWGLEEYLQRLDGVIDVISGYGNGKFDDTSYNKLHITDHAETVHVIYDKEKISLNKILDYYYRVVNPVSINKQGNDRGRQYRTGIYYVDANDYDVIKKSLDKLQTKYDKKIAIELEKLRNFVVAEEYHQDYLKKNPDGYCHIDVSLADDVVVSEADYPKYSEEKIKQLNKLQYEVTQNADTEASFGNKYWDFFEDGIYVDIASGEPLFSSKDKYNSFCGWPSFTKPIVREVVKYSEDNSFNMKRTEVRSRSANSHLGHVFDDGPKDKGGLRYCINSAALDFIPYDKMDELGYGYLKKLVK; the protein is encoded by the coding sequence ATGAAAAAAGGAATAATGGTATTATTTGGAATATTAGCTCTTGTTACAGTAAATCTATTTTCAAAAAATGTAAAGGAAGAAAAAAATATGAAAAATGTAACTAATACAAAAAGTGTAAAAAATACAAAGGATACAAAAAATATGAAATACAGTGAAATATATTTGGCAGGAGGTTGCTTCTGGGGACTTGAAGAATATTTACAAAGACTTGATGGAGTAATTGACGTTATTTCTGGTTATGGAAACGGAAAATTTGATGACACAAGTTATAATAAATTACACATAACAGATCACGCAGAAACAGTACATGTTATATATGATAAAGAAAAAATAAGTTTAAATAAAATATTAGATTACTACTATAGAGTTGTAAATCCTGTAAGTATAAATAAACAAGGAAATGACAGAGGTAGACAATATAGAACAGGTATATATTATGTAGATGCTAATGATTACGATGTAATTAAAAAATCATTAGATAAATTACAAACAAAATATGACAAAAAAATTGCAATCGAATTAGAAAAACTTAGAAACTTCGTAGTTGCAGAAGAATATCACCAAGATTACTTGAAAAAAAATCCAGATGGTTATTGTCATATAGACGTTAGCTTAGCAGATGATGTAGTAGTAAGTGAAGCAGATTATCCAAAATACAGTGAAGAAAAAATAAAACAATTAAATAAATTACAATATGAAGTTACACAAAATGCTGATACTGAAGCAAGTTTTGGAAATAAATATTGGGATTTCTTTGAAGATGGTATATATGTTGATATAGCAAGTGGAGAACCATTATTTTCTTCAAAAGATAAATACAATTCATTCTGTGGTTGGCCAAGCTTTACTAAACCAATAGTTAGAGAAGTAGTAAAATATTCAGAAGATAATAGTTTCAACATGAAGAGAACAGAAGTTAGAAGTAGAAGTGCTAATTCTCATTTAGGACACGTATTTGATGATGGTCCAAAAGATAAAGGTGGTCTTAGATATTGTATTAATAGTGCAGCATTAGACTTTATTCCTTATGACAAAATGGATGAGTTAGGATATGGATACTTGAAAAAATTAGTAAAATAA
- a CDS encoding chromate transporter, with translation MIYIKLYFTFLNIGILAFGGGYAILPLIQKYVIEQNQWLDTTTMVDLISISQITPGPIAINSASFIGNKIGGVTGSIIATLGVITPQIIILSIFLYFAFKKANKYLVGINAAVVALVLITTIKLIKISLFSHNDYILYILFVSILVMYYKKVDIMKLIVFGGFIGLINGFV, from the coding sequence ATGATATACATAAAACTTTATTTTACCTTTTTAAATATAGGAATATTAGCATTTGGTGGAGGTTATGCAATTTTACCATTGATACAAAAATATGTAATTGAACAAAATCAATGGTTAGATACAACTACCATGGTAGATTTAATATCTATATCACAAATTACACCTGGGCCTATAGCGATAAATTCAGCTAGTTTTATAGGAAATAAAATTGGTGGAGTAACTGGTTCAATAATTGCAACATTAGGAGTAATTACACCACAAATAATAATTTTAAGTATATTTTTATACTTTGCATTTAAAAAAGCTAATAAATATTTAGTAGGAATAAATGCTGCGGTAGTGGCTTTAGTTTTAATTACAACAATTAAATTGATAAAAATATCGTTATTTTCACATAATGATTATATATTATATATTTTATTTGTTTCAATATTAGTTATGTATTATAAAAAAGTTGATATTATGAAATTAATAGTTTTTGGGGGATTCATCGGTTTAATTAATGGATTTGTCTAA